The Methylotenera sp. G11 genome includes a window with the following:
- the tuf gene encoding elongation factor Tu, translated as MAKGKFERTKPHVNVGTIGHVDHGKTTLTAAITTVLTKKFGGEAKAYDQIDAAPEEKARGITINTAHVEYETATRHYAHVDCPGHADYVKNMITGAAQMDGAILVCSAADGPMPQTREHILLARQVGVPYIIVYLNKADLVDDPELLELVEMEVRDLLSKYDFPGDDTPIITGSARAALEGDQSDIGEPSIFKLADALDSYIPLPERAIDGTFLMPVEDVFSISGRGTVVTGRVERGIVKVGDEIEIVGIKDTLKTTCTGVEMFRKLLDQGQAGDNVGVLLRGTKREEVERGQVLAKAGSIKPHTKFTAEIYVLGKDEGGRHTPFFQGYRPQFYFRTTDVTGAVELPAGTEMVMPGDNVSITVTLIAPIAMEEGLRFAIREGGRTVGAGVVAKIIE; from the coding sequence ATGGCAAAAGGTAAATTCGAACGGACCAAGCCGCACGTAAACGTAGGCACGATTGGCCACGTTGACCACGGTAAAACAACACTGACAGCGGCGATTACCACTGTACTGACCAAGAAATTCGGCGGCGAAGCAAAAGCTTACGACCAAATTGACGCGGCGCCAGAAGAAAAAGCGCGCGGCATCACCATCAACACAGCACACGTAGAATACGAAACAGCAACCCGTCACTACGCACACGTTGACTGCCCAGGCCACGCCGACTATGTAAAAAACATGATTACCGGCGCAGCCCAAATGGACGGCGCAATCCTGGTATGTTCAGCAGCTGACGGCCCAATGCCACAAACACGCGAACACATCCTGCTGGCACGTCAAGTGGGCGTACCATACATCATCGTATACCTGAACAAAGCCGACCTGGTTGACGATCCTGAATTGTTGGAACTGGTTGAAATGGAAGTGCGTGACCTGTTAAGCAAATACGACTTCCCAGGCGACGACACCCCAATCATCACCGGCTCAGCACGTGCTGCGCTGGAAGGCGACCAATCAGACATCGGCGAACCATCCATCTTCAAACTGGCCGACGCACTCGACAGCTACATCCCGCTGCCAGAACGCGCAATCGACGGCACATTCCTGATGCCAGTAGAAGACGTATTCTCAATCTCAGGCCGCGGTACCGTAGTAACCGGTCGTGTAGAACGCGGCATTGTTAAAGTCGGCGACGAAATTGAAATCGTAGGTATCAAAGACACCCTGAAAACCACCTGTACCGGCGTTGAAATGTTCCGCAAACTGCTGGATCAAGGTCAAGCAGGCGACAACGTAGGCGTATTGCTGCGTGGTACCAAACGTGAAGAAGTGGAACGTGGTCAAGTATTGGCAAAAGCTGGCTCTATCAAACCGCACACCAAATTCACGGCAGAAATCTACGTGCTGGGTAAAGACGAAGGTGGTCGTCACACGCCATTCTTCCAAGGCTACCGTCCACAATTCTACTTCCGTACCACAGACGTAACTGGCGCAGTTGAATTGCCAGCGGGTACAGAAATGGTTATGCCAGGTGACAACGTATCAATCACAGTGACCCTGATTGCGCCGATCGCGATGGAAGAAGGCTTGCGCTTCGCTATCCGTGAAGGTGGCCGTACTGTGGGTGCTGGTGTTGTAGCTAAGATTATCGAGTAA
- the secE gene encoding preprotein translocase subunit SecE produces MVNKIKLLVAVLLLIAGLAGFYLLADKPTVVRILAVLAGLGASIAVLWTTPVGQRSLGFIGEAVVEARKVVWPTRKETIQTTLVVFALVVVMAAFLAVVDIGFAFMVQKLMGRGA; encoded by the coding sequence ATGGTCAACAAAATTAAGTTGCTGGTGGCGGTCCTTTTGCTTATCGCTGGTCTTGCAGGTTTTTACCTGCTTGCTGATAAGCCCACTGTTGTACGCATTTTAGCCGTTCTTGCCGGCTTGGGAGCTTCTATTGCCGTATTGTGGACTACGCCTGTAGGCCAGCGCTCATTGGGTTTTATCGGTGAGGCGGTAGTTGAGGCGCGTAAAGTCGTATGGCCTACACGAAAAGAGACAATACAAACTACTTTGGTGGTTTTTGCTTTAGTGGTGGTTATGGCGGCTTTCTTGGCTGTTGTTGATATCGGATTTGCATTTATGGTGCAGAAATTAATGGGACGGGGCGCGTAA
- the nusG gene encoding transcription termination/antitermination protein NusG: protein MSMKWYAVQAFSGFEKSVQKGLEERVVRSGLQDQFGQILVPIEEVIEMKNGQKAISERKLYPGYVLVQMNMTDDTWHLVKSTPRVTAFIGGSAQKPTPIKDKEVDIILQRIDDSKSNPTQKLTFEKGESVRIVDGPFKDFSGNVEEVNYEKSKLRVSVVIFGRSTPVELEFAQVEKEV from the coding sequence ATGAGTATGAAATGGTACGCGGTGCAAGCGTTTTCGGGTTTTGAGAAATCTGTGCAAAAAGGTTTGGAAGAGCGCGTTGTGCGTTCTGGTCTGCAAGATCAGTTCGGTCAGATATTGGTGCCGATTGAAGAAGTGATTGAAATGAAAAACGGACAGAAGGCGATTTCTGAACGTAAGCTCTATCCGGGTTATGTGCTGGTGCAGATGAATATGACTGACGACACGTGGCATCTGGTTAAGAGTACTCCGCGTGTGACGGCGTTCATCGGCGGCAGTGCGCAGAAGCCGACGCCGATCAAAGACAAAGAAGTCGATATTATCCTTCAGCGTATTGATGACAGTAAAAGTAATCCAACACAGAAACTTACTTTCGAAAAAGGTGAGTCAGTTCGTATTGTTGATGGTCCATTCAAGGACTTTTCAGGCAACGTCGAGGAAGTTAACTACGAGAAAAGCAAACTGCGTGTTTCAGTGGTTATCTTCGGGCGTTCTACCCCAGTTGAACTTGAGTTTGCGCAGGTAGAGAAAGAAGTTTAG
- the rplK gene encoding 50S ribosomal protein L11, whose product MAKKVIGYIKLQIPAGKANPSPPVGPALGQRGLNIMEFCKAFNAATQGVEPGLPIPVVITAFADKSFTFVMKSPPATVLIKKAAGITKGSPRPHTDKVGKITRAQAEEIVKTKQADLSAADMDAAVRTIAGSARSMGIEVEGV is encoded by the coding sequence ATGGCAAAGAAAGTTATTGGCTATATCAAATTGCAGATTCCTGCAGGTAAAGCTAACCCAAGTCCTCCAGTTGGTCCAGCATTAGGTCAGCGTGGTTTGAATATTATGGAATTCTGTAAGGCATTTAATGCCGCTACACAAGGTGTAGAACCAGGTCTTCCAATCCCTGTGGTAATTACTGCATTCGCGGACAAGAGCTTCACATTTGTGATGAAATCTCCTCCGGCAACAGTTTTGATTAAAAAAGCTGCTGGTATTACTAAAGGTTCTCCACGTCCACATACAGATAAAGTTGGCAAGATCACACGTGCCCAGGCTGAAGAAATCGTGAAAACAAAACAAGCTGACTTGTCTGCTGCTGATATGGATGCTGCTGTGCGTACTATCGCAGGTAGTGCTCGCAGCATGGGTATTGAAGTGGAGGGTGTATAA
- the rplA gene encoding 50S ribosomal protein L1, with the protein MAKRINALRAKVDRNKLYPVTEGLTLVKENATAKFNESVDAVINLGIDARKSDQLVRGALVLPNGTGKTTRVAVFAQGAQAEAAKAAGADIVGFEDLAEQVKAGVMDFDIVIATPDAMRIVGALGQVLGPRGLMPNPKVGTVTPDAATAVKNAKAGQVQYRTDKGGIVHCTIGRASFTVEQLQGNLVALVEALNKAKPASSKGVYLKKLSVSSTMGAGVRVDQTTLVA; encoded by the coding sequence ATGGCTAAAAGAATCAATGCACTGCGTGCAAAAGTAGACCGTAATAAACTGTATCCAGTAACTGAAGGTTTGACTTTGGTTAAGGAAAATGCAACTGCTAAATTTAATGAGTCAGTAGATGCTGTAATCAATTTAGGTATTGATGCACGTAAATCAGACCAGTTAGTGCGTGGCGCTCTGGTGTTGCCAAACGGTACAGGCAAAACAACACGCGTTGCTGTGTTCGCTCAAGGTGCACAAGCTGAGGCTGCTAAAGCTGCAGGCGCTGACATCGTCGGTTTCGAAGATCTGGCGGAGCAAGTTAAAGCCGGCGTGATGGATTTTGATATTGTGATCGCGACTCCAGATGCAATGCGTATCGTTGGTGCGCTGGGTCAGGTTTTAGGCCCACGTGGTTTGATGCCAAACCCGAAAGTAGGCACTGTAACGCCTGATGCTGCTACCGCAGTTAAAAATGCTAAGGCAGGTCAAGTGCAATACCGTACAGACAAAGGTGGTATCGTTCACTGCACAATCGGCCGTGCTTCATTCACGGTTGAACAATTGCAAGGTAACCTGGTTGCTTTGGTTGAAGCTTTGAACAAAGCGAAACCAGCTTCAAGCAAAGGTGTTTACCTGAAGAAATTGTCTGTATCCAGCACCATGGGTGCCGGTGTGCGTGTAGACCAGACAACTCTGGTTGCTTAA
- the rplJ gene encoding 50S ribosomal protein L10: MSLNLTEKKAVVAEVGAQVAQAQAIVLAEYRGIGVADMTVLRAEARKSGVYLRVLKNTLVRRAVEGTPFAALADAMVGPLVFGISADAVSAAKVINNFAKTNDKIVIKAGAMPNQVMDAAGVQALASTLSREELLGKLAGTLNEVPTKFARAIAAIRDAKEAA, from the coding sequence TTGAGTCTAAATCTTACAGAGAAAAAAGCAGTAGTTGCTGAAGTTGGTGCGCAAGTTGCACAAGCGCAAGCGATTGTTCTGGCTGAGTATCGTGGCATCGGCGTGGCTGACATGACCGTATTGCGCGCGGAAGCTCGTAAATCTGGTGTGTACTTGCGTGTGTTGAAAAACACTTTGGTACGTCGTGCAGTTGAAGGCACACCATTTGCAGCTTTAGCTGACGCTATGGTGGGTCCACTGGTGTTCGGTATTTCAGCAGATGCAGTTTCAGCTGCAAAGGTTATCAATAACTTTGCAAAAACTAACGATAAGATTGTTATCAAAGCTGGTGCAATGCCAAATCAAGTCATGGATGCCGCTGGCGTTCAGGCTCTGGCATCTACATTAAGCCGCGAAGAGTTGTTAGGCAAATTGGCAGGTACGCTCAACGAAGTGCCAACCAAGTTCGCACGTGCTATCGCAGCAATCCGCGATGCCAAAGAAGCAGCGTAA
- the rplL gene encoding 50S ribosomal protein L7/L12 — protein sequence MAISNADILDAVGSMSVLELTAFIKEIEEKFGVSAAAVAVASSAGAAPAAAAEQSEFNVVLTAAGESKVNVIKAVRELTGLGLKEAKDLVDGAPKVIKEGVSKADADAALKKLIEAGATGELK from the coding sequence ATGGCAATTTCAAATGCAGATATTTTAGACGCAGTTGGCTCAATGTCAGTGTTAGAGTTAACAGCATTCATTAAAGAAATCGAAGAAAAGTTCGGCGTTTCAGCAGCAGCTGTTGCTGTAGCTTCTTCAGCAGGTGCAGCTCCAGCAGCGGCAGCTGAGCAATCAGAATTCAACGTTGTATTGACAGCAGCTGGCGAAAGCAAAGTTAACGTTATTAAAGCAGTTCGCGAATTGACAGGCTTAGGCTTGAAAGAAGCGAAAGACTTAGTTGACGGCGCTCCAAAAGTGATCAAAGAAGGCGTTTCAAAAGCTGACGCTGATGCAGCACTGAAAAAATTGATCGAAGCTGGCGCAACTGGCGAACTCAAATAA
- the rpoB gene encoding DNA-directed RNA polymerase subunit beta — protein MSYSFTEKKRLRKSFAKREKVQEIPYLLAMQLESYKAFLQADIPADKRTEDGLQSTFSSVFPIVSHSGNARLDYVSYQLGAEPFDVKECQQRGLTYAAPLRVKVRLTIMDKEASKPTVKEVKEQEVYMGELPLMTDNGSFVINGTERVIVSQLHRSPGVFFEHDRGKTHSSGKLLFSARIIPYRGSWLDFEFDPKDYLYFRIDRRRKMPVTILLKALGYTPEQIISTFYDFDTFHISKSGVEFTIVPERLRGEVAKFDIVGKDGAVIVAKDKRITVKHIRDMEKAGVNQIAVPQDFILGRAIANTIIDQETGEVVANANDEITESLLEKLVDANIASIKTLYSNDLDHGDYISQTLRIDEIPDQYSARVAIYRMMRPGEPPTEESVEALFQGLFFSEERYDLSRVGRMKFNRRAFPEKAEERQSEWIKRFYEAVGVRGDTGSNILSNEDILAVIAVLLELRNGHGEIDDIDHLGNRRIRSVGELAENQFRTGLVRVERAVKERLSQAESDNLMPHDLINAKPVSSAIREFFGSSQLSQFMDQTNPLSEITYKRRISALGPGGLTRERAGFEVRDVHSTHYGRVCPIETPEGPNIGLINSLALYARTNDYGFLETPYRRVEGNKVSDTIDYLSAIEESQYMIAQANTDLDAKNMMIDDLISSRHHNEFTMTQPERVQYMDVAPGQIVSVAASLIPFLEHDDANRALMGANMQRQAVPCLRAEKPVVGTGIERTVAVDSGTVVTARRGGVVDYVDSARIVIRVNDEEAKAGEVGVDIYNLTKYTRSNQNTNINQRPLVQVGDKLARGDVIADGASTDMGELALGQNMLIGFMPWNGYNYEDSVLISERVVADDRYTSIHIEELSVVARDTKLGAEEITQDISNLSERMLARLDEVGIIHIGAEVEAGDVLVGKVTPKGETQLTPEEKLLRAIFGEKASDVKDTSLRVPSGMSGTVIDVQVFTREGIERDARAQQIIDDQLAHYKKDLADQMRIVEDDAFGRIRRLIEGKVATGGPNKLKKGEALTAEYLESVGRYDWFDIRLADEETARQLEQLKDSLSQARVEFDNRFEEKKRKLTQGDELPPGVQKMVKVYLAVKRRIQPGDKMAGRHGNKGVISKICPVEDMPHMADGTPMDIVLNPLGVPSRMNIGQILEVHLGWAAKGLGLRIEEMLRQEVKVAEIRKFLEKIYNDSTGTKEDIKSFTDAEILDLAQNLTNGVPFATPVFDGAAESDIREMLDLAFPDDDARTKQLQFHAGKTQVTLFDGRTGEAFERPVTVGYMHFLKLHHLVDDKMHARSTGPYSLVTQQPLGGKAQFGGQRFGEMEVWALEAYGASYTLQEMLTVKSDDVTGRTKVYENIVKGEHKIDAGMPESFNVLVKEIRSLAIDIDLDRN, from the coding sequence ATGAGCTATTCCTTCACCGAAAAAAAACGCCTTCGTAAAAGTTTCGCCAAGCGCGAAAAAGTACAAGAGATTCCTTATCTGCTAGCAATGCAACTGGAGTCTTACAAGGCATTTTTACAAGCGGACATTCCGGCGGATAAGCGCACGGAAGATGGTCTGCAGTCAACATTCAGTTCGGTTTTTCCAATCGTCAGCCATTCTGGCAATGCACGTCTGGATTACGTGAGCTATCAACTGGGTGCCGAGCCTTTTGATGTTAAAGAATGTCAGCAGCGCGGCCTGACCTATGCAGCACCTTTGCGTGTAAAAGTGCGCCTCACTATCATGGATAAAGAGGCATCAAAGCCAACAGTTAAAGAAGTAAAAGAGCAGGAAGTCTACATGGGCGAATTGCCTTTGATGACTGACAATGGCTCTTTTGTCATTAACGGTACCGAGCGTGTGATTGTTTCACAGCTGCACCGTAGCCCAGGCGTGTTCTTTGAGCATGACCGTGGTAAAACACACAGTTCAGGCAAGCTGCTGTTCTCAGCACGCATCATTCCTTACCGTGGTTCATGGCTGGATTTCGAGTTCGACCCTAAGGACTACTTATATTTCCGTATTGACCGTCGCCGTAAAATGCCGGTCACTATCCTGCTGAAAGCGCTGGGTTATACACCAGAGCAAATCATTTCGACTTTCTACGACTTTGATACGTTCCACATCAGTAAATCCGGTGTTGAGTTCACAATCGTTCCTGAACGTCTGCGCGGTGAAGTGGCTAAATTTGACATCGTAGGCAAAGACGGCGCAGTGATTGTCGCAAAAGACAAGCGCATTACGGTAAAACATATCCGTGATATGGAAAAAGCCGGCGTAAATCAAATCGCCGTACCACAGGATTTCATTCTTGGCCGCGCAATCGCCAACACCATCATTGACCAGGAAACCGGCGAAGTTGTTGCTAATGCGAACGACGAGATTACAGAATCATTGCTGGAAAAATTAGTTGATGCCAATATCGCTTCAATTAAAACACTGTACTCAAATGACCTGGATCACGGTGATTATATTTCACAAACTTTGCGTATTGATGAAATTCCAGACCAATACAGCGCGCGCGTTGCGATCTACCGCATGATGCGTCCAGGCGAGCCGCCAACAGAAGAGTCTGTTGAAGCGTTGTTCCAAGGCCTGTTCTTCAGTGAAGAGCGTTATGACCTGTCACGCGTTGGCCGTATGAAGTTTAACCGTCGTGCGTTCCCTGAAAAAGCGGAAGAGCGTCAATCCGAATGGATCAAGCGTTTCTATGAAGCGGTTGGCGTGCGCGGTGACACTGGTTCGAACATTCTTTCGAATGAAGATATTCTGGCAGTGATTGCAGTCCTGTTAGAGCTGCGTAACGGCCATGGCGAGATCGATGATATTGACCACTTGGGTAACCGTCGCATCCGTTCAGTAGGCGAGTTGGCAGAAAACCAATTCCGTACCGGCCTGGTTCGTGTTGAGCGCGCGGTAAAAGAGCGCCTGTCGCAAGCTGAATCAGATAACCTGATGCCACATGACCTGATCAATGCAAAACCGGTATCAAGTGCGATCCGTGAATTCTTTGGCTCAAGCCAATTGTCACAGTTTATGGATCAAACCAACCCATTGTCAGAAATTACCTACAAGCGCCGTATTTCAGCGTTGGGCCCAGGTGGCCTGACTCGTGAACGCGCTGGTTTTGAGGTGCGTGACGTTCATTCGACCCATTACGGACGCGTATGTCCAATTGAAACGCCTGAGGGTCCAAACATTGGTTTGATCAACTCACTGGCGCTGTATGCGCGTACCAACGATTATGGTTTCCTTGAGACGCCATACCGCCGTGTTGAGGGCAATAAGGTTTCCGATACGATTGACTACCTCTCTGCGATTGAAGAGAGCCAGTACATGATCGCACAGGCGAATACGGACCTTGATGCTAAGAACATGATGATTGATGACCTGATCTCATCACGCCATCACAACGAATTTACCATGACGCAGCCAGAGCGCGTCCAATACATGGACGTGGCGCCTGGCCAGATTGTATCTGTGGCTGCCTCACTGATTCCGTTCCTGGAACACGATGACGCGAACCGTGCATTGATGGGTGCAAACATGCAGCGTCAGGCTGTACCATGTCTGCGTGCCGAGAAGCCTGTGGTTGGTACTGGTATTGAACGTACCGTAGCAGTTGACTCAGGTACTGTAGTTACAGCCCGTCGCGGTGGTGTTGTTGATTATGTGGATTCAGCACGTATCGTGATCCGCGTAAACGATGAAGAGGCGAAAGCCGGCGAGGTTGGTGTTGATATTTACAACCTGACTAAATACACACGTTCCAACCAGAACACGAACATTAACCAGCGACCATTGGTGCAGGTAGGTGACAAGCTGGCTCGCGGTGACGTGATTGCCGACGGCGCATCAACTGACATGGGTGAATTGGCGCTTGGCCAGAACATGCTGATCGGCTTTATGCCATGGAACGGTTATAACTACGAAGACTCCGTGTTGATCTCGGAGCGCGTAGTGGCTGATGACCGCTACACTTCAATCCATATTGAAGAACTGTCTGTGGTGGCCCGTGATACCAAGCTTGGCGCTGAAGAAATCACACAGGATATTTCTAACCTGAGCGAGCGTATGTTAGCGCGCCTGGATGAAGTGGGTATTATCCACATCGGTGCAGAAGTGGAAGCCGGAGACGTGCTGGTTGGTAAAGTAACGCCAAAAGGTGAGACACAGCTGACTCCGGAAGAAAAACTGTTGCGTGCTATTTTCGGTGAAAAAGCTTCTGACGTTAAAGATACATCTCTGCGCGTACCGTCAGGCATGAGCGGTACCGTGATTGACGTACAAGTGTTTACGCGTGAAGGTATCGAGCGTGACGCACGTGCCCAGCAGATTATCGACGACCAATTGGCGCACTATAAGAAGGACCTGGCTGACCAGATGCGTATCGTTGAGGATGACGCATTTGGCCGTATTCGTCGCCTGATTGAAGGCAAAGTTGCGACCGGCGGTCCTAACAAGCTGAAAAAAGGTGAGGCATTAACGGCTGAATACCTGGAAAGCGTTGGTCGTTATGACTGGTTTGACATTCGTCTTGCAGATGAAGAAACAGCCCGTCAGCTTGAACAGTTGAAAGACAGTCTGTCACAAGCCCGCGTTGAGTTCGATAACCGTTTTGAGGAGAAAAAACGTAAATTGACACAAGGTGATGAATTGCCGCCAGGCGTTCAGAAAATGGTGAAAGTTTACCTCGCGGTTAAACGTCGCATTCAACCTGGTGACAAGATGGCAGGCCGCCACGGTAACAAGGGTGTGATTTCAAAAATCTGCCCGGTCGAAGATATGCCGCACATGGCTGATGGTACGCCTATGGACATCGTGCTGAACCCGCTAGGCGTTCCGTCACGTATGAACATCGGTCAGATTCTGGAAGTGCATCTGGGCTGGGCTGCCAAAGGCTTGGGTCTGCGCATTGAAGAAATGCTGCGTCAGGAAGTGAAAGTGGCCGAGATCCGCAAATTCCTGGAAAAAATCTATAACGACAGTACTGGTACGAAAGAAGATATCAAATCTTTCACTGATGCAGAGATTCTGGATCTGGCGCAAAACCTGACCAACGGCGTGCCGTTTGCAACGCCGGTATTTGACGGTGCTGCTGAATCCGATATCAGGGAAATGCTTGATCTGGCGTTCCCGGATGATGACGCGCGTACTAAACAGTTGCAATTCCACGCAGGCAAAACACAGGTTACCTTGTTTGATGGCCGTACCGGCGAGGCATTTGAGCGTCCGGTCACAGTGGGTTACATGCACTTCCTGAAACTGCATCACTTGGTTGATGACAAGATGCATGCTCGTTCAACAGGTCCTTATTCTCTGGTTACGCAGCAGCCATTGGGCGGTAAAGCGCAATTCGGCGGCCAGCGTTTCGGTGAGATGGAGGTTTGGGCGCTTGAAGCTTATGGTGCTTCATATACCTTGCAGGAAATGCTCACAGTTAAGTCAGATGACGTAACCGGGCGTACCAAAGTATATGAAAATATCGTCAAGGGCGAACACAAGATTGATGCAGGTATGCCTGAATCATTCAACGTGCTGGTGAAAGAGATCCGTTCACTCGCTATCGACATTGACCTAGACCGAAACTAA